In one Rhodococcus sp. B50 genomic region, the following are encoded:
- a CDS encoding superoxide dismutase family protein — MNTRQACLVAGFSVATLVATGCSSDDSSTDTETTVETPPTSLTTTTTDAMPTPLPGMSGDAFGLPNEGGDDDNAFTYDEAAVPVGATFDVESEEEDGRTTVTLRVMGLQPDRDFGAHVHTRPCGPNPSDSGPHYQNQVDPAANPESPSTDPAYANPQNEIWLDITTDAQGNAEASTTVDWEFRDDEANSVVLHAQHTMTAPGEAGQAGDRLACIDDDF; from the coding sequence ATGAACACACGCCAGGCATGTCTCGTCGCGGGCTTCTCCGTGGCCACGCTCGTGGCCACGGGGTGCAGCAGCGACGACTCGTCCACCGATACCGAGACCACCGTCGAGACCCCACCCACCTCCCTCACGACCACCACCACCGATGCCATGCCCACGCCGCTGCCCGGAATGAGCGGCGACGCCTTCGGTCTTCCGAACGAGGGAGGCGACGACGACAACGCCTTCACCTACGACGAGGCGGCCGTGCCGGTCGGCGCGACCTTCGACGTCGAATCCGAGGAGGAGGACGGCCGGACCACCGTCACGCTCAGGGTGATGGGTCTGCAACCCGATCGGGACTTCGGGGCGCACGTCCACACCCGGCCGTGCGGGCCGAACCCATCCGATTCGGGGCCGCACTACCAGAACCAGGTCGACCCCGCGGCGAACCCCGAATCTCCCTCGACCGACCCCGCCTACGCCAATCCGCAGAACGAGATCTGGCTCGACATCACCACCGACGCGCAGGGCAACGCCGAGGCGTCCACCACCGTCGACTGGGAGTTCCGCGACGACGAGGCCAACTCGGTGGTGCTCCACGCACAGCACACCATGACCGCTCCGGGTGAGGCCGGACAGGCCGGCGACCGGCTCGCCTGCATCGACGACGACTTCTGA
- a CDS encoding Clp protease N-terminal domain-containing protein, with protein sequence MEPIRPSHPIRLDDLIDAIKKVHDDPLEQLSDAVIAADHLGEVADHLIGHFVDQARRSGKSWSEIGQSMGVSKQAAQKRFVSKSDNDLDPQQGFSRFTPRAQNTVMASMNEARATGSPEITPVHLLLGLLVDTESLAARALAAQGVDFAALRAAAEAALPEAAGDVPELVPYDAGARKALELTFREALRLGHNYIGTEHILLALLELENGDGVLAGAGVSKNAVEKKVAEELAAIVEAEKAEEQKTGRQD encoded by the coding sequence ATGGAACCCATTCGGCCGTCCCACCCCATCCGGCTCGACGACCTCATCGACGCGATCAAGAAGGTCCACGACGATCCCCTCGAGCAACTGTCCGACGCCGTCATCGCGGCCGATCACCTCGGCGAGGTCGCCGATCACCTGATCGGTCACTTCGTCGACCAGGCCCGGCGGTCCGGCAAGTCGTGGTCCGAGATCGGGCAGAGCATGGGCGTGTCCAAGCAGGCCGCCCAGAAGCGATTCGTGTCGAAGAGCGACAACGACCTCGACCCTCAACAGGGTTTCTCGCGGTTCACACCGCGCGCGCAGAACACTGTGATGGCGTCGATGAACGAAGCACGCGCCACCGGCAGTCCCGAGATCACACCCGTCCATCTGCTGCTCGGCCTGCTCGTCGACACCGAGTCGCTTGCCGCACGCGCACTCGCCGCCCAGGGCGTGGACTTCGCGGCCCTGCGCGCGGCCGCCGAAGCGGCGCTCCCCGAAGCGGCCGGCGACGTTCCCGAACTCGTTCCGTACGACGCCGGAGCCCGCAAGGCTCTCGAACTGACCTTCCGCGAAGCTCTGCGACTCGGACACAACTACATCGGAACGGAGCACATCCTCCTCGCGCTGCTCGAACTCGAGAACGGTGACGGTGTGCTGGCCGGTGCCGGGGTGAGCAAGAACGCCGTGGAGAAGAAGGTCGCGGAGGAACTCGCCGCGATCGTCGAGGCCGAGAAGGCCGAGGAACAGAAGACCGGGAGACAGGACTAG
- a CDS encoding DUF7065 domain-containing protein, which yields MTDPAVAEGSTTDGGFTVQDDGLHEVSGNFYETETFWFSFFVPERNIGAWVYVSVRANAGTTGGGLWLWDHTGSEPWNVPFFEGFSHLKPPTFENGVLTSPTGATITVVEPGMEYSVRYDDRDRITADLHFTGLERPVPLRSGSPPYPSASHYDQTGRVTGTVVLDGERIDVDCYAMRDRSWGPRTERGYRRVGYTWLADPHLSLLTYSAPTDVSDDIHSGYVRRGEDVVAVRGGHRKAGRDPERGWIDSLDLTVVDEAGDEITVSGRARSRLILPGSTNLCINTLLEFDVDGRIVYGEDQDVWPIKEFRAAVRPD from the coding sequence ATGACGGATCCCGCTGTTGCCGAAGGATCCACGACAGACGGTGGATTCACGGTCCAGGACGACGGTCTGCACGAGGTCTCCGGCAACTTCTACGAGACGGAGACCTTCTGGTTCTCGTTCTTCGTGCCGGAGCGCAACATCGGCGCCTGGGTGTACGTGAGTGTCCGGGCCAACGCCGGCACGACCGGCGGGGGACTGTGGTTGTGGGACCACACCGGTAGCGAGCCGTGGAATGTGCCCTTCTTCGAAGGGTTCTCGCATCTCAAGCCCCCCACGTTCGAGAACGGCGTGCTGACGAGCCCCACGGGCGCGACGATCACGGTCGTCGAACCGGGCATGGAGTACTCGGTCCGCTACGACGATCGCGACCGCATCACCGCCGACCTGCACTTCACTGGACTCGAGCGGCCGGTGCCGTTGCGCAGTGGGTCACCGCCGTATCCGTCGGCGTCGCACTACGACCAGACGGGGCGAGTCACCGGAACCGTGGTGCTCGACGGCGAACGGATCGATGTCGACTGTTACGCGATGCGCGACCGTTCGTGGGGGCCGCGGACAGAACGCGGGTACCGCCGTGTCGGTTACACGTGGCTGGCCGATCCGCACCTGAGCCTGCTCACCTATTCGGCGCCCACCGACGTCAGCGACGACATCCATTCGGGATATGTGCGCCGGGGAGAGGACGTCGTCGCGGTGCGTGGCGGGCATCGGAAGGCCGGTCGCGATCCCGAGCGGGGATGGATCGATTCGCTGGATCTCACGGTGGTCGACGAGGCAGGTGACGAGATCACCGTGAGTGGTCGGGCGCGGAGCCGCCTGATCCTGCCGGGTTCGACGAACCTCTGCATCAACACTCTGCTCGAGTTCGACGTGGACGGCCGCATCGTCTACGGAGAGGACCAGGACGTCTGGCCGATCAAGGAGTTTCGGGCTGCGGTGCGGCCCGACTGA
- a CDS encoding amidohydrolase family protein, with translation MPLQDHMHLISTDDHLIEHPALWSDRLPSKFLEAGPKIVEKELPRAIHVGDGDRALDSATKIAQVWEYEGRIYPYIGLNAVAGKKPEEYGIEPTRYDEMLPGCYDPRSRVQDMDIDGVQATLSFPSFPRFAGTVFLEGQDKELALLCVQAWNDYILDEWCPTAPDRLIPLTILPLWSVEEAVEEVHRTAAKGSRAISFVENPVPLGLPSFHTDHWDPLFSAVEETGQPLCVHFGTSGQAPITAPEAPMAVMIALFGCNSMYATADLLFSPVFHKHPGLKFMLSEGGIGWVPYMLERMDQTWQKHRFYQNINQSVRPSELFAKHIYGCFIDDQFGVDNREAVGIDNITWEGDYPHSDSNWPNSRKVVQEQMRLVPDEDVHKIVELNARGLFNFPRA, from the coding sequence ATGCCATTGCAGGACCATATGCATTTGATCTCCACCGACGATCATCTGATCGAGCACCCGGCGCTGTGGTCGGATCGGTTGCCGTCGAAGTTCCTCGAGGCCGGCCCGAAAATCGTCGAGAAGGAACTGCCGAGGGCCATCCACGTCGGCGACGGCGACCGCGCACTCGACAGCGCGACCAAGATCGCGCAGGTGTGGGAGTACGAGGGCCGCATCTACCCGTACATCGGCCTCAACGCCGTGGCGGGCAAGAAGCCCGAGGAGTACGGCATCGAACCCACCCGGTACGACGAGATGCTGCCGGGTTGTTACGACCCGAGATCCCGTGTGCAGGACATGGACATCGACGGTGTGCAGGCCACCCTGTCGTTCCCGTCCTTCCCCCGCTTCGCCGGCACGGTCTTCCTCGAGGGGCAGGACAAGGAACTGGCGTTGCTCTGCGTGCAGGCGTGGAACGACTACATCCTCGACGAGTGGTGCCCTACCGCGCCCGACCGCCTGATCCCGTTGACGATCCTGCCGCTGTGGTCGGTGGAGGAGGCGGTCGAGGAGGTGCACCGCACCGCGGCGAAGGGTTCGCGCGCCATCTCGTTCGTGGAGAACCCCGTCCCGCTCGGATTGCCGTCCTTCCACACCGATCACTGGGATCCACTGTTCTCGGCGGTGGAGGAGACAGGACAACCGCTGTGCGTGCACTTCGGCACGTCGGGTCAGGCACCGATCACCGCTCCCGAAGCGCCGATGGCGGTGATGATCGCGCTCTTCGGCTGCAACTCGATGTACGCGACCGCCGACCTGCTGTTCTCGCCGGTCTTCCACAAGCATCCGGGCCTGAAGTTCATGCTCTCCGAAGGCGGGATCGGGTGGGTTCCCTACATGCTCGAGCGGATGGATCAGACCTGGCAGAAGCACCGCTTCTACCAGAACATCAACCAGAGCGTCCGGCCGTCGGAATTGTTCGCGAAGCACATCTACGGCTGTTTCATCGACGACCAGTTCGGTGTCGACAACCGCGAGGCCGTCGGGATCGACAACATCACGTGGGAGGGCGACTACCCGCACTCCGATTCGAACTGGCCCAACAGCCGCAAGGTGGTGCAGGAACAGATGCGCCTCGTGCCCGACGAGGACGTCCACAAGATCGTCGAACTCAACGCACGGGGGTTGTTCAACTTTCCGCGTGCGTGA
- a CDS encoding cytochrome P450, with translation MTRAESDRAAISGCPVHNFNYTELQKAGTWFEKYDELRSESAVYRNEFGPGFYSVVNYEGILDLLQRPDTFSNSVVTPLDPNPAFKWIPEMLDGDEHHQWRRQLGPLFSPKWVESLEPHIRECAAGLADDIASRSGNQVDFMREFAQVFPATIFLELMGMPVEELDQFMEWEHAILHGSDDDVEARGQKQLAAMQAVMGRFASIIAERRVEPKDDIVSKALTFEIDGAPVKDEDLLSFCLLMFMAGLDTVAATLGWAFYHLASHPEDRARIVEDPSLIPGAVEEFLRAYAIVVPARKVMHDTELEGVPLKAGDMVNFPLSGATRDEEAFDDAAEVDIERSPNNHIAFGAGPHRCLGSHLARRELRIALEEWHKRIPEYRLVPDVELTETGGQLGLTSLPIEWDRA, from the coding sequence ATGACCCGAGCCGAATCCGACCGAGCTGCCATCTCCGGTTGCCCTGTCCACAATTTCAACTACACCGAACTGCAGAAGGCCGGCACGTGGTTCGAGAAGTACGACGAGCTGCGCAGCGAATCCGCTGTCTACCGAAACGAATTCGGTCCCGGTTTCTACTCGGTGGTGAACTACGAGGGCATCCTCGACCTGCTCCAGCGGCCCGACACCTTCTCGAACAGTGTCGTCACCCCACTCGACCCGAACCCGGCTTTCAAGTGGATCCCGGAGATGCTCGACGGCGACGAGCACCACCAGTGGCGGCGCCAGCTCGGCCCGTTGTTCTCGCCCAAGTGGGTGGAGTCGCTCGAACCGCATATCCGTGAGTGCGCAGCCGGGCTGGCCGACGACATCGCGTCGCGGTCGGGCAACCAGGTGGACTTCATGCGCGAGTTCGCACAGGTGTTCCCCGCGACCATCTTCCTCGAGCTCATGGGCATGCCGGTCGAGGAACTCGACCAGTTCATGGAATGGGAACACGCGATTCTGCACGGGAGCGACGACGACGTCGAAGCCCGCGGGCAGAAACAGCTCGCTGCGATGCAGGCCGTGATGGGGCGGTTCGCGTCGATCATCGCCGAGCGACGCGTCGAGCCCAAGGACGACATCGTCAGCAAGGCGCTGACCTTCGAGATCGACGGTGCGCCCGTGAAGGACGAGGATCTGCTCTCGTTCTGCCTACTGATGTTCATGGCCGGACTCGACACGGTGGCAGCGACACTGGGGTGGGCGTTCTACCACCTGGCGTCGCATCCGGAGGATCGGGCGCGCATCGTCGAGGACCCGTCGCTCATCCCGGGTGCGGTCGAGGAGTTCCTCCGCGCCTACGCAATCGTCGTACCCGCCCGGAAGGTCATGCACGACACCGAACTCGAGGGTGTGCCGCTGAAGGCCGGCGACATGGTGAACTTCCCGCTGAGCGGCGCGACCCGCGACGAGGAGGCGTTCGACGACGCGGCGGAGGTCGACATCGAACGTTCGCCGAACAATCACATCGCGTTCGGTGCCGGCCCGCACCGCTGCCTCGGATCCCACCTCGCGCGCCGCGAACTGCGTATCGCTCTGGAGGAGTGGCACAAGAGGATTCCGGAGTACCGCCTCGTGCCGGATGTCGAGCTCACCGAGACCGGCGGCCAGCTCGGTCTCACCTCGCTGCCGATCGAATGGGACCGGGCCTGA
- a CDS encoding aldehyde dehydrogenase family protein, protein MTHDFSQLFIDGVWVDSDGGEILDVFNPANGELVGRAPQATVTDVRRAIAAARRAFDEGPWPHMSPRERAQVMLRMADALDKRRAELVDLSIAEAGSTRALAEYLQVGIPLQHFRDMAERILPSFDFEKPVLPTIGQGIGQGVVLREAAGVAALISAYNFPLFLNIMKVAPALAAGCTAVLKPAPTTPLEALILGTIAEEAGLPPGVLNIVTGDTEAGRELTTSRDVDLVSFTGSDTVGRAVYEQAAPTLKKVVLELGGKSANIICEDADLAKVAESVIGNMVTHSGQGCSLFTRTLVHRSRYDELVAYVTAGLGTITVGDPADPSVMMGPLISEAQRTKVERLIARGVEEGAKIAFGGGRPVGLDKGYFVEPTLFVDVDNSMDIAQKEFFGPVGVIIPFDDDDHAVRLANESEFGLGGSVFAADPARAYGIAKRIRTGFVSINGGGGGVTPHVPFGGYKQSGLGREWGAAGLDEYLETKAVTWSAATGG, encoded by the coding sequence GTGACACACGACTTTTCCCAGCTGTTCATCGACGGAGTCTGGGTGGACAGCGACGGCGGCGAGATCCTCGACGTCTTCAACCCCGCCAACGGCGAACTCGTCGGCCGCGCCCCGCAGGCCACCGTCACCGACGTCCGCCGGGCGATCGCCGCGGCCAGACGCGCGTTCGACGAAGGTCCGTGGCCGCACATGAGCCCGCGCGAACGCGCGCAGGTGATGCTGCGCATGGCCGACGCCCTCGACAAACGCCGTGCCGAGCTGGTCGATCTGAGCATCGCCGAAGCGGGTTCCACCCGGGCGCTGGCCGAATACCTCCAGGTGGGCATTCCGCTGCAGCACTTCCGCGACATGGCCGAACGCATTCTGCCGTCCTTCGATTTCGAGAAGCCCGTGCTCCCCACCATCGGGCAGGGGATCGGTCAGGGCGTCGTCCTGCGTGAGGCTGCCGGTGTCGCGGCGCTGATCTCGGCGTACAACTTCCCGCTCTTCCTCAACATCATGAAGGTCGCGCCTGCGTTGGCCGCCGGATGCACCGCGGTCCTCAAGCCGGCACCCACGACGCCTCTCGAGGCGCTGATCCTCGGCACGATCGCCGAGGAGGCCGGACTCCCGCCGGGCGTGCTCAACATCGTCACCGGCGACACCGAGGCCGGTCGCGAACTCACGACCAGTCGCGACGTCGACCTGGTGAGCTTCACCGGATCCGACACGGTCGGCCGCGCGGTCTACGAACAGGCCGCCCCCACCCTGAAGAAGGTCGTCCTCGAACTCGGCGGCAAATCGGCCAACATCATCTGCGAGGACGCCGACCTGGCGAAGGTCGCCGAATCGGTGATCGGCAACATGGTCACCCACTCCGGGCAGGGATGCTCGCTGTTCACCCGCACCCTCGTGCACCGTTCCCGCTACGACGAACTTGTCGCCTACGTGACCGCGGGACTGGGGACCATCACGGTCGGCGATCCCGCCGATCCGAGCGTGATGATGGGCCCGCTGATCAGCGAGGCGCAGCGCACCAAGGTCGAGAGGCTCATCGCCCGTGGGGTCGAGGAGGGCGCGAAGATCGCCTTCGGTGGAGGTCGCCCCGTCGGACTCGACAAGGGCTACTTCGTCGAACCGACCCTGTTCGTCGACGTCGACAACTCGATGGATATCGCGCAGAAGGAGTTCTTCGGCCCGGTCGGTGTCATCATCCCGTTCGACGACGACGATCACGCCGTCCGTCTGGCCAACGAGAGCGAATTCGGTCTCGGGGGAAGCGTGTTCGCCGCCGATCCGGCGCGCGCCTACGGCATCGCCAAGCGCATCCGCACCGGTTTCGTGTCGATCAACGGAGGTGGCGGGGGAGTGACCCCGCACGTGCCGTTCGGCGGATACAAGCAGTCGGGACTCGGACGCGAATGGGGCGCAGCCGGACTCGACGAGTACCTGGAAACCAAGGCCGTCACATGGAGTGCCGCCACCGGCGGCTGA
- a CDS encoding mycofactocin-coupled SDR family oxidoreductase encodes MGRLQDKVVFVTGVARGQGRTHAVRLAREGAKIIGVDLCDNIKTNAYPLASPEDLTETTRLVEEAGGTLLTTVADVRDRQALFDAVQRGVEEFGRLDGVVAQAGICPLGTDDPQAFMDAFTVDFVGVVNAVEASLPHLADGGSIVATGSLAALLPGATDNPTNGTGGLGYSLAKRMISSFVNDLSVVLGQRKIRVNAVHPTNCNTDMLNSEVMYRQFRPDLESPTLEDALPVFPVMSVMNVPYVEPEDVTDTVLFLLSDESRYITGMQMRVDAGGYVRNRPATPAF; translated from the coding sequence ATGGGCCGTTTGCAGGACAAAGTCGTCTTCGTCACCGGCGTCGCCCGCGGTCAGGGACGCACTCACGCAGTGCGCCTCGCGCGTGAAGGCGCGAAGATCATCGGCGTCGACCTCTGCGACAACATCAAGACCAACGCCTACCCCCTGGCCTCACCGGAAGATCTCACCGAGACCACCCGCCTCGTCGAGGAGGCCGGCGGCACCCTGCTGACCACCGTCGCCGACGTCCGCGACCGGCAGGCCCTGTTCGACGCCGTGCAGCGGGGCGTCGAGGAGTTCGGCCGGCTCGACGGCGTGGTCGCGCAGGCGGGCATCTGCCCCTTGGGAACCGACGATCCGCAGGCCTTCATGGACGCGTTCACCGTCGACTTCGTCGGCGTCGTCAACGCGGTCGAAGCGAGTCTTCCCCATCTCGCCGACGGCGGCTCGATCGTGGCCACCGGTAGCCTCGCGGCTCTGCTCCCCGGAGCCACAGACAATCCCACCAACGGCACGGGCGGGCTCGGCTACTCACTCGCCAAGCGAATGATCTCGTCGTTCGTCAACGACCTGTCGGTCGTGCTGGGGCAGAGGAAGATCCGTGTCAACGCGGTTCATCCGACGAACTGCAACACCGACATGCTCAACAGCGAGGTCATGTACCGGCAGTTCCGGCCCGATCTCGAGTCGCCCACCCTCGAGGACGCCCTGCCGGTCTTCCCCGTCATGAGCGTGATGAACGTTCCCTACGTCGAACCCGAGGACGTCACCGACACGGTGCTGTTCCTGCTCTCCGACGAGTCGCGGTACATCACGGGCATGCAAATGCGTGTCGATGCGGGCGGCTACGTGCGCAACCGTCCCGCCACCCCGGCCTTCTGA
- a CDS encoding ferredoxin, with amino-acid sequence MRLTIDTGKCSGHARCWEAAPDVFDIDDNGYALPLDREVSEPVDAAVLAGIAACPERAISLR; translated from the coding sequence ATGAGACTTACGATCGACACCGGAAAATGCTCCGGCCATGCGCGTTGCTGGGAAGCCGCCCCCGACGTCTTCGACATCGACGACAACGGATACGCGTTGCCGCTCGACCGTGAGGTTTCCGAACCCGTCGACGCTGCCGTGCTCGCCGGCATCGCCGCGTGCCCCGAACGGGCCATCAGCCTCCGCTGA
- a CDS encoding TetR/AcrR family transcriptional regulator, with amino-acid sequence MDDSVTTGEMSLRERLVRAADEEIRHRGTVSVSMTAIAERAGVSRATAFRQLGGAQEMIVQVGLLRAERHIERALERSAGQGDIFAKMEDTMAYNARELPEDPVIVALMAQHSASARHPDILAVTSAVSEPLLRTGQEAGLIRTDIPLAELLEYLIEQTFLAAEDPKRSDEAARLRFRRYVVPALRPQPSEDGGDAARDELEKALAAAIDALGAANRAVRTLRRDAAE; translated from the coding sequence ATGGACGACTCCGTGACGACCGGCGAGATGAGCCTGCGAGAGCGCCTCGTTCGCGCCGCCGACGAGGAGATCCGGCACCGCGGCACCGTCTCCGTGAGCATGACCGCGATCGCCGAACGCGCAGGCGTCTCCCGCGCGACGGCCTTCCGGCAACTCGGCGGCGCTCAGGAGATGATCGTCCAGGTGGGGTTGCTCCGCGCCGAACGCCATATCGAGCGCGCACTCGAACGCTCGGCCGGCCAGGGCGACATCTTCGCGAAGATGGAAGACACGATGGCCTACAATGCCCGGGAATTGCCCGAGGATCCGGTGATCGTCGCTCTCATGGCGCAGCATTCGGCCTCCGCACGGCATCCAGACATCCTCGCCGTCACCTCGGCGGTCTCCGAGCCCCTGCTCCGGACCGGCCAGGAGGCGGGACTCATCCGCACCGACATCCCGTTGGCCGAACTGCTCGAATACCTCATCGAGCAGACCTTTCTCGCGGCCGAGGACCCCAAGCGGTCCGACGAGGCCGCGCGACTGCGCTTCCGCAGATATGTCGTCCCCGCGCTGCGTCCCCAGCCCTCCGAGGACGGTGGCGACGCCGCGCGGGACGAACTCGAGAAGGCGCTCGCGGCGGCGATCGATGCGCTCGGCGCCGCGAACCGCGCGGTACGGACGTTGCGGCGCGACGCTGCCGAGTGA
- a CDS encoding CaiB/BaiF CoA transferase family protein → MDRPLEGIRILEVAQFTFVPAAGAVLADWGADIVKVEHAENGDAQRGLVRVLGLDAGRAGSSFAPIMEGPNRSKRSIGIDLAIPEARPVLEELIRRSDVFLTNYLPGPRAKLSITLEDVRAINPEIIYVTGSGFGTEGPDADKGAYDATAFWARGGSADGVMPPDAEHMAFMPSGAYGDNIGGMTIAGGIAAAIAGRERTGEPSEVDVSLLAVGAWATQFSVNLSLFTGGPLPKIRRTTAAPGNPLSGSYRTADGRWLQFSMLQPTRYWNEFVTALGLEHLVDDERFASMEAIFQHAEEIGGWFAEAIAQRDYDHWLEVFASLTGQWAPVQDGWDLGHDEALVANGRIVEVTDADGTPQKLVASPVKFDNAPVRMTRAPQFAEHTDDILRELGFDDDKLIELKIAGAVT, encoded by the coding sequence ATGGACCGTCCCTTGGAGGGCATCCGCATTCTCGAGGTCGCACAGTTCACTTTCGTTCCCGCCGCCGGCGCGGTGCTCGCCGACTGGGGAGCCGACATCGTGAAGGTCGAGCACGCCGAGAACGGCGACGCCCAGCGCGGACTCGTCCGTGTGCTCGGACTCGACGCGGGCAGGGCGGGCTCGTCGTTCGCGCCGATCATGGAAGGTCCCAACCGCAGCAAACGCAGCATCGGGATCGATCTCGCCATCCCCGAGGCACGCCCCGTCCTCGAGGAGCTGATCCGGCGCAGCGACGTCTTCCTGACGAACTACCTACCCGGTCCCCGGGCCAAGCTCTCGATCACCCTCGAGGACGTCCGGGCGATCAATCCGGAGATCATCTACGTCACCGGAAGCGGTTTCGGCACCGAGGGTCCCGACGCCGACAAGGGTGCCTACGACGCGACGGCCTTCTGGGCGCGCGGCGGAAGCGCCGACGGTGTCATGCCACCCGATGCCGAGCACATGGCGTTCATGCCGTCCGGTGCATACGGCGACAACATCGGAGGCATGACCATCGCGGGCGGGATCGCCGCCGCGATCGCCGGACGGGAACGCACCGGCGAACCGTCGGAGGTCGACGTGTCGCTGCTCGCGGTGGGCGCCTGGGCCACCCAGTTCTCCGTCAACCTCTCGCTGTTCACGGGTGGGCCGCTGCCGAAGATCCGACGCACGACGGCAGCGCCCGGCAATCCTCTCAGCGGCTCGTATCGCACCGCCGACGGACGCTGGCTGCAGTTCTCGATGCTCCAGCCCACGCGCTACTGGAACGAATTCGTCACCGCTCTCGGTCTCGAGCACCTCGTCGACGACGAGCGCTTCGCGTCGATGGAAGCGATCTTCCAGCATGCCGAGGAGATCGGAGGATGGTTCGCCGAGGCGATCGCGCAACGCGACTACGACCACTGGCTCGAGGTGTTCGCGTCCCTGACCGGGCAGTGGGCGCCGGTGCAGGACGGCTGGGATCTCGGCCACGACGAAGCGCTCGTGGCGAACGGGCGGATCGTGGAGGTGACCGATGCCGACGGCACACCGCAGAAGCTCGTGGCCAGCCCGGTGAAGTTCGACAACGCCCCTGTACGGATGACCCGGGCGCCCCAGTTCGCCGAACACACCGACGACATCCTTCGTGAACTCGGATTCGACGACGACAAGCTCATCGAACTCAAGATAGCCGGTGCCGTCACGTAA